The Chloroflexota bacterium genome window below encodes:
- a CDS encoding amidohydrolase family protein — protein sequence MIIDSHVHVYPPSFRERREEIARRDATFRELYSNPQAVLASVDDLLVAMDEAGVDAAVAVGIGWTDPGVAREANDYLAECVARSGGRLLAFGSVNPAWGDDALAEVERCAEAGLAGVGELHPDTQGFSIDDVSLMGPLMALARRLGMPVLTHASEPVGHSYAGKGTVTPEKALRFIEAFPGQPIIAAHWGGGLPFYALMPEVKAALADAYFDSAASPFLYAPDVFANVARALGAERMLFGTDFPLIKHARLLAQVRESGLSDEEQALILGGNAAGLFGLGG from the coding sequence ATGATCATTGACTCACACGTACACGTTTACCCGCCGTCGTTTCGCGAGCGGCGGGAGGAGATTGCGCGTCGCGACGCGACCTTCCGCGAGCTGTATTCGAACCCACAGGCCGTGCTGGCCAGTGTGGACGACCTGCTGGTTGCTATGGATGAGGCGGGCGTCGACGCGGCGGTGGCGGTGGGGATCGGGTGGACGGACCCCGGCGTTGCGCGGGAGGCGAACGACTACCTGGCGGAATGCGTGGCGCGAAGCGGCGGGCGGCTGCTGGCCTTCGGGTCGGTGAACCCCGCGTGGGGCGACGACGCGCTTGCCGAGGTGGAGCGGTGCGCGGAGGCGGGGCTCGCGGGCGTCGGGGAGCTGCACCCGGACACGCAGGGGTTCAGCATCGACGACGTCTCGCTCATGGGGCCGTTGATGGCGCTCGCGAGGCGGCTGGGGATGCCAGTGCTGACGCATGCGTCGGAGCCGGTGGGGCACAGCTACGCGGGCAAGGGCACGGTGACGCCCGAGAAGGCGCTGCGGTTCATCGAGGCGTTTCCGGGGCAGCCGATTATCGCGGCGCACTGGGGCGGCGGGCTGCCGTTCTACGCGCTTATGCCGGAGGTCAAGGCGGCCCTCGCCGACGCCTACTTCGACTCGGCGGCGTCGCCGTTCCTGTACGCGCCGGACGTCTTTGCGAACGTTGCCCGAGCGCTCGGGGCGGAGCGGATGCTGTTCGGGACGGACTTCCCGCTCATCAAGCACGCCCGGCTGCTGGCGCAGGTGCGGGAGAGCGGACTGTCGGATGAGGAGCAGGCGCTTATCCTGGGCGGGAACGCGGCCGGGCTCTTTGGGCTGGGCGGCTGA
- the ileS gene encoding isoleucine--tRNA ligase: MFQPVSSKVNFPELEDRTLQFWRDRDVFRRTWSEREGQPLFMLYEGPPTTNGTPGMHHVLARVFKDVIPRYKTMRGYRPFRKGGWDTHGLPVELEVEKELGFTSKWEIENYGIDKFNALCRESVQRYKGEWEDLTERVGFWIDLDDPYVTFHNGYIQTGWWIIKELWDRGLVYSGYRVTPHCPRCVTSLSSHEVSLGYKEDTPDPSIYVRFPLDAEQDEALDAARRMGWSEAGWDGPVPSALAWTTTPWTLTANMALAVAPDEDYALLRSPNGGERALLVRARIEDVLGEGWTEETSFKGSELQGLRYSPPFANATEDDGSPFPHRVLPADYVGVDDGTGIVHTAPAYGAEDYELGRTFGLPTHHSVDMLGVLAEGFPGGGTFVKEADSAIIADLERRGLLYRGGTMTHTYPFCWRCDTPLLYYAKPSWYIRTTAHKDEMVAMNREINWYPGHFQEGRFGEWLRNNVDWAISRERYWGTPIPIWRCEQCGHDECFGDLDTLRERATAETRGVLNPDGLDLHRPYIDSVVVTCAECGSEARRTPEVLDCWFDSGAMPYAQFHFPKGSPELFSDGRFPADYICEGVDQTRGWFYSLHALSVLLRNQPSYRNVICLGLILDGEGEKMSKTKGNIVEPWAVINAHGADAVRWYLLTAAPPGNSRRFSQDLVEESVRRFLLTLWNTYSFFVTYARLDGFDPMAAAAVQPTAELDRWALSELNQLVADVTDEMDGYNPTDAGRKIEAFVEELSTWYVRRSRRRFWKSENDGDKRSAYQTLYTCLVTLSKLLAPLTPFVAEEMYQNLVASADPEAPDSVHLAAFPESDEALIDHELAEAVQVVMRVVSMGRAARSKSRVKVRQPLSEAVVMTRSQGEAEALERLADQVRDELNVKAVRTIDAAEVARLLSVRLNGSVVGPKYTDRLPELRRAFEEADKAAIAGRMLAGETAAIGGFEVTSEDLEVAPATDGVVAGSLEGGYFVGVNTVITPELRQEGLARELVHNIQNMRRAAGLDISDRIVITHEGASELQALLGEGPLGDYVRGETLAVEAAAGAPGASGTPGGGYSETLKIEGMELTVGVRRA, from the coding sequence ATGTTTCAGCCGGTATCCAGCAAGGTGAACTTTCCGGAGTTGGAGGACCGAACGCTCCAGTTCTGGCGGGACCGCGACGTCTTTCGCCGCACGTGGTCGGAAAGGGAGGGGCAGCCGCTCTTCATGCTCTACGAGGGGCCGCCGACGACCAACGGCACGCCGGGCATGCACCACGTGCTGGCGCGGGTGTTCAAGGACGTCATCCCGCGGTACAAGACGATGCGCGGCTACCGGCCCTTCCGCAAGGGCGGGTGGGACACGCACGGGCTGCCGGTGGAGCTGGAGGTCGAGAAAGAGCTGGGCTTCACCTCCAAGTGGGAGATCGAGAACTACGGCATCGACAAGTTCAACGCGCTGTGCCGCGAGAGCGTGCAGCGCTACAAGGGCGAGTGGGAGGACCTGACGGAGCGCGTCGGGTTCTGGATCGACCTCGACGACCCGTATGTGACCTTCCACAACGGCTACATCCAGACGGGATGGTGGATCATCAAGGAGCTGTGGGACCGGGGGCTGGTGTACTCGGGCTACCGGGTGACGCCTCACTGCCCCCGCTGCGTGACGTCACTCAGCTCGCACGAGGTCTCGCTGGGGTACAAGGAGGACACGCCGGACCCGTCCATCTACGTGCGCTTCCCGCTCGATGCCGAGCAGGACGAGGCGCTCGACGCCGCGCGGCGGATGGGGTGGAGCGAGGCAGGCTGGGACGGCCCTGTGCCGTCGGCGCTGGCGTGGACGACGACACCGTGGACGCTGACGGCGAACATGGCGCTGGCGGTCGCGCCGGACGAGGACTACGCGCTGCTGCGGTCGCCGAACGGCGGGGAGCGGGCGCTGCTGGTCCGCGCACGCATCGAGGACGTGCTGGGCGAGGGCTGGACGGAGGAGACATCGTTCAAGGGCAGCGAGCTGCAGGGGCTGCGGTACTCGCCGCCCTTCGCGAACGCCACGGAAGACGACGGCTCGCCGTTCCCGCACCGCGTGCTGCCGGCGGACTACGTCGGCGTGGACGACGGCACGGGCATCGTGCACACGGCGCCCGCCTACGGGGCGGAGGACTACGAACTCGGGCGCACGTTCGGGCTGCCGACGCACCACTCGGTGGACATGCTGGGCGTGCTGGCGGAGGGCTTTCCGGGGGGCGGCACCTTCGTCAAGGAGGCGGACAGCGCCATCATCGCGGACCTGGAGCGTCGCGGGCTGCTGTACCGCGGCGGCACGATGACGCACACCTACCCCTTCTGCTGGCGGTGCGACACGCCGCTGCTGTACTACGCCAAGCCGTCCTGGTACATCCGCACGACGGCGCACAAGGACGAGATGGTGGCCATGAACCGGGAGATCAACTGGTATCCGGGCCACTTCCAGGAGGGGCGCTTCGGCGAGTGGCTGCGCAACAACGTGGACTGGGCCATCTCCCGCGAGCGGTACTGGGGCACGCCGATCCCCATCTGGCGGTGCGAGCAGTGCGGGCACGACGAGTGCTTCGGCGACCTGGACACGCTGAGGGAGCGGGCCACGGCGGAGACGCGGGGCGTGCTCAATCCGGACGGGCTCGACCTGCACCGGCCGTACATCGACAGCGTCGTGGTCACGTGCGCGGAGTGCGGCAGTGAGGCGCGGCGGACGCCCGAGGTGCTGGACTGCTGGTTCGACTCGGGGGCGATGCCGTACGCGCAGTTCCACTTCCCCAAGGGCTCGCCGGAGCTGTTCAGCGACGGCCGCTTCCCGGCGGACTACATCTGCGAGGGCGTCGACCAGACGCGGGGCTGGTTCTACAGCCTGCACGCGCTGTCGGTGCTGCTGCGCAACCAGCCGAGCTACCGCAACGTCATCTGCCTCGGCCTCATCCTGGACGGCGAGGGCGAGAAGATGAGCAAGACCAAGGGGAACATCGTGGAGCCGTGGGCGGTCATCAACGCGCACGGGGCCGACGCGGTCCGGTGGTACCTGCTGACGGCGGCGCCGCCCGGGAACTCGCGGCGGTTCTCGCAAGACCTCGTGGAGGAGTCGGTGCGGCGGTTCCTGCTGACGCTGTGGAACACGTACAGCTTCTTCGTGACCTACGCGCGGCTGGACGGCTTCGACCCGATGGCGGCGGCGGCGGTACAACCGACGGCGGAACTGGACCGGTGGGCGCTGTCGGAGCTGAACCAGCTCGTGGCGGACGTGACGGACGAGATGGACGGCTACAACCCGACGGACGCGGGGCGCAAGATCGAGGCGTTCGTCGAGGAGCTGTCGACGTGGTACGTGCGGCGCAGCCGGCGGCGGTTCTGGAAGAGCGAGAATGACGGCGACAAGCGCTCGGCGTACCAGACGCTGTACACGTGCCTGGTGACGTTGAGCAAGCTGCTGGCGCCGCTGACGCCGTTTGTGGCGGAGGAGATGTACCAGAACCTGGTGGCGTCGGCGGACCCGGAGGCGCCGGACAGCGTCCACCTCGCCGCGTTCCCTGAGTCCGACGAGGCGCTCATCGACCACGAGCTAGCGGAGGCCGTGCAGGTGGTGATGCGCGTCGTCAGCATGGGCCGCGCCGCACGGAGCAAGAGCCGCGTCAAGGTGCGGCAGCCGCTTTCGGAGGCGGTGGTGATGACGCGGTCGCAGGGCGAGGCCGAGGCGCTGGAGCGGCTGGCGGACCAGGTGCGGGACGAGCTGAACGTGAAGGCCGTGCGCACCATCGACGCGGCGGAGGTGGCGAGGCTGCTCTCGGTGCGGCTCAACGGGTCCGTCGTCGGGCCGAAGTACACGGACCGGCTGCCGGAGCTGCGGCGGGCCTTCGAGGAGGCCGACAAGGCGGCGATCGCGGGCCGGATGCTGGCGGGCGAGACGGCGGCCATCGGCGGCTTCGAGGTGACGAGCGAGGACCTGGAGGTTGCGCCCGCCACCGACGGGGTCGTGGCGGGGTCGCTGGAGGGCGGCTACTTCGTGGGCGTGAACACGGTGATCACGCCGGAGCTGCGGCAGGAGGGGCTGGCGCGGGAGCTGGTGCACAACATCCAGAACATGCGCCGGGCGGCGGGGCTGGACATCTCGGACCGCATCGTCATCACGCACGAGGGCGCCAGCGAGCTGCAGGCGCTGCTGGGCGAGGGGCCGCTGGGCGACTACGTCCGGGGCGAGACGCTGGCCGTCGAGGCGGCGGCGGGCGCGCCGGGTGCGTCCGGCACGCCGGGCGGCGGCTACTCGGAGACGCTCAAGATCGAGGGGATGGAGCTGACGGTCGGCGTCAGGCGGGCCTAA
- a CDS encoding NYN domain-containing protein, with amino-acid sequence MSESQIAVLIDYENVGLGAVQGLFDQLSDLGRIIVKRAYADWSSGARQRDQLLELGIEAVHHFHAARVAKNSSDISLAIDAVDLLYRSPVDTFVIVSADSDFVTLVSKLRSAGKTVIGAGRRDVVSTTLVRACDRYIYLGTEPKTAPADSRSLDALVQRAIDASADDEGKVAGSRLHQTMTRIDPSFDFRSMGYRTFTQFLDASPVVKVTRARGSDDISISLKPTGMARLPGIGKVLAGKSRSQQSTATAAPPVEPVQAAPPPPVRTPAPSRPRPARSTPRPSAAAPQPAPAVQRQAPPVVTAAPEPPPTPSATPPAPVVTTNGGWESEIHERWSQRVDKDTGVLNGTRAAGEAARILGAPKLSASRFKTLQKLLASSPYLAARWEREGNSLHDKANAAVVGADSR; translated from the coding sequence ATGAGTGAGTCGCAGATAGCGGTCCTGATCGATTACGAGAACGTGGGCCTCGGCGCCGTCCAGGGGTTGTTCGACCAGCTCTCGGACCTCGGGCGCATCATCGTCAAGCGCGCCTACGCCGACTGGTCCTCCGGCGCCCGCCAGCGCGACCAGCTCCTCGAGCTCGGCATCGAGGCCGTCCACCACTTCCACGCCGCACGCGTGGCCAAGAACTCCAGCGACATCTCCCTCGCCATCGACGCTGTCGACCTCCTCTACCGCTCCCCCGTCGACACTTTCGTCATCGTGTCCGCCGACAGCGACTTCGTCACCCTCGTCAGCAAGCTGCGCTCCGCCGGCAAGACCGTCATCGGCGCAGGCCGACGCGACGTCGTCTCCACGACGCTCGTCCGCGCCTGCGACCGCTACATCTACCTCGGCACCGAGCCCAAGACCGCCCCCGCCGACTCCCGCTCCCTCGACGCCCTCGTCCAGCGCGCCATCGACGCCTCCGCCGACGACGAGGGCAAGGTGGCGGGCTCGCGCTTGCACCAGACCATGACCCGCATTGACCCCAGCTTTGATTTCCGCTCCATGGGCTACCGTACCTTCACGCAGTTCCTGGATGCGTCCCCCGTCGTGAAGGTCACCCGCGCCCGCGGCTCCGACGACATCAGCATCAGCCTCAAGCCGACGGGCATGGCGCGATTGCCGGGCATCGGGAAGGTGCTCGCGGGCAAGTCGAGGAGTCAGCAATCGACCGCCACGGCGGCCCCGCCCGTCGAGCCCGTGCAGGCCGCGCCGCCTCCGCCCGTCCGGACGCCCGCCCCGTCGCGGCCAAGGCCCGCGCGCTCAACGCCGAGGCCGTCAGCCGCCGCCCCGCAGCCCGCCCCCGCAGTCCAGCGGCAGGCTCCTCCCGTCGTGACCGCGGCGCCGGAACCCCCGCCGACCCCGTCGGCAACGCCACCTGCACCGGTCGTCACGACCAACGGCGGCTGGGAGTCGGAGATCCACGAGCGGTGGTCGCAGCGCGTCGACAAGGACACCGGCGTGCTCAACGGAACCCGCGCCGCCGGCGAGGCTGCACGCATCCTCGGCGCGCCCAAGCTCAGCGCCTCGCGCTTCAAGACGCTGCAGAAGCTCCTCGCCTCCAGCCCCTACCTCGCGGCGAGGTGGGAGCGTGAGGGCAACTCGCTGCACGACAAGGCCAACGCCGCCGTCGTCGGCGCGGACTCCCGCTAG
- a CDS encoding mismatch-specific DNA-glycosylase, whose protein sequence is METLPDYLRPGLDIVLVGLNPSIPSAQTGRYFANPRNRFWRAFNAAGLTPESLGPETDHRMLDFGIGMTDVVKRPTPGAGALTAADFRAGAAELRERLLGASPRIVSFHGVMAASQYRRHGDGSRERVALGLQEWRIGESVVFVTPNPSPANASFSLEDLTAWYARLRELRDQLKPA, encoded by the coding sequence ATGGAGACGCTGCCCGACTACCTGCGGCCGGGGCTCGACATCGTGCTGGTGGGGCTGAACCCGTCGATACCCTCGGCGCAGACGGGGCGCTACTTCGCGAACCCGCGGAACCGATTCTGGCGCGCCTTCAACGCGGCGGGGCTCACGCCGGAATCGCTGGGGCCCGAGACGGACCATCGGATGCTCGACTTCGGCATCGGCATGACGGACGTGGTAAAGCGGCCGACGCCGGGGGCGGGCGCGCTGACGGCGGCGGACTTTCGCGCGGGGGCGGCCGAGCTTCGCGAGCGGCTGCTGGGGGCGTCGCCGCGCATCGTCAGCTTCCACGGCGTAATGGCGGCGTCGCAGTACCGGCGGCACGGCGACGGGAGCCGGGAGCGGGTGGCGCTGGGACTGCAGGAGTGGCGCATCGGAGAGTCAGTCGTCTTTGTGACGCCCAACCCAAGCCCGGCCAACGCCAGCTTCAGCCTGGAGGACCTGACCGCGTGGTACGCGCGGCTGAGGGAGTTGCGTGACCAGCTCAAACCGGCCTGA
- a CDS encoding class F sortase has translation MAAHEGRSLGIPGGRRVGLAMLGGGALLLAVAGGFFGYQAYIDERYEPVVVITTEPTLPSQEELQQLITPPTDVPAVPAQTQPVTTTPLQDTGPAPSAATLGEVYGGWDAAPQDWTNPLWAKERGAPEFTSGFLPVSELDLPESGLAPATLVRIPVIGLESRTIELGILTTDEGHLKYESPIYEVGIIPGHTTPGELGNTWLFGHLESPLKDEGAVFRDLPKLHDYLRSGEPVYVIVDSDDGSFLYQATEFRILPKEQVNFWGSDGRTATLVCSWPRFIYDERVVVTAELVGARLKRPLS, from the coding sequence TTGGCAGCGCACGAGGGTAGGTCGCTGGGCATACCGGGCGGCAGGCGGGTGGGACTCGCGATGCTTGGCGGCGGCGCGCTGCTCCTGGCGGTCGCGGGCGGCTTCTTCGGCTACCAGGCCTACATCGACGAGCGATACGAGCCGGTGGTGGTCATCACCACGGAGCCGACGCTGCCCTCTCAGGAGGAACTGCAGCAACTGATCACGCCGCCGACCGATGTGCCCGCAGTTCCCGCGCAGACTCAGCCGGTCACCACCACGCCGCTGCAAGACACCGGCCCCGCACCCTCCGCCGCAACCCTCGGCGAGGTCTATGGGGGCTGGGACGCGGCCCCGCAGGACTGGACAAATCCCCTCTGGGCCAAGGAGCGGGGCGCGCCGGAGTTCACGTCGGGATTTCTGCCGGTCTCGGAGCTGGACCTGCCGGAGTCGGGGCTGGCGCCGGCCACCCTCGTCCGCATCCCCGTCATCGGGCTCGAATCCAGGACGATCGAGCTTGGCATCCTCACGACGGACGAGGGGCACCTCAAATACGAATCGCCGATCTACGAGGTCGGCATCATCCCGGGGCACACCACTCCCGGCGAGCTGGGCAACACCTGGCTGTTCGGGCACCTGGAGAGCCCGCTCAAGGACGAGGGCGCCGTCTTCCGCGACCTTCCCAAGCTCCATGACTACCTTCGATCCGGCGAGCCGGTCTACGTCATCGTCGACAGCGACGACGGCAGCTTCCTGTACCAGGCCACGGAGTTCCGCATCCTCCCCAAGGAGCAGGTGAACTTCTGGGGCTCCGACGGCCGCACCGCGACGCTGGTCTGCTCATGGCCGCGGTTCATCTACGACGAGCGGGTGGTGGTGACGGCGGAGCTGGTGGGGGCGCGGCTGAAGCGGCCACTTTCTTGA
- the thpR gene encoding RNA 2',3'-cyclic phosphodiesterase: MTSSNRPEQLRLFVAVALPPEVREVLARAIGRLRDADLRGVRTVAPEGVHVTLKFLGNVDTGLVPSLSEALTAGGEGVAPFELALQGVGAFPDERAPRALWAGIAGDTESLAGLARRVDEACATLGFARERRAFTPHLTIARLRDSATVNDRDRAAQALAAIRADVDGRFTVDALHLIKSTLSQTGPTYQTLHTVHLRQRVG; encoded by the coding sequence GTGACCAGCTCAAACCGGCCTGAGCAGCTCCGGCTCTTCGTGGCGGTGGCGCTGCCGCCCGAGGTGCGGGAGGTTCTCGCGAGGGCGATCGGCAGGCTCCGCGACGCCGATCTTCGGGGCGTGCGCACCGTTGCGCCGGAGGGCGTGCACGTCACGCTGAAGTTTCTGGGGAATGTGGACACCGGCCTCGTGCCGTCACTTTCCGAGGCGTTGACCGCTGGGGGCGAGGGCGTCGCGCCATTCGAGCTCGCGTTGCAGGGCGTTGGCGCGTTCCCGGACGAGCGCGCGCCGCGGGCGCTGTGGGCGGGGATAGCGGGCGACACCGAGTCCCTCGCGGGGCTTGCGCGGCGTGTGGACGAGGCGTGCGCGACGCTGGGGTTCGCGCGGGAGCGACGCGCGTTCACGCCGCACCTCACCATCGCGCGGCTGCGCGACAGCGCAACTGTCAACGACCGGGACCGCGCGGCACAGGCGCTGGCCGCTATTCGTGCCGACGTGGACGGCAGGTTCACGGTCGACGCGCTGCACCTGATCAAGAGCACGCTTTCCCAAACCGGGCCCACCTACCAGACGCTGCACACAGTCCATCTCCGCCAAAGAGTAGGGTAG